A stretch of Pseudomonas sp. 7SR1 DNA encodes these proteins:
- the pnuC gene encoding nicotinamide riboside transporter PnuC, translating into MSGLELFAAVLGVIAVWLTVKQNPWCWPIGLVMVLLYTWIFFGVKLYSDMLLQVVYAVLQLYGWWQWTRAGQHHDGRQVTRLGGPSVMLGLAMGAAASLMLGAAMAHWTDAAQPWLDAALTGFSLVAQWWMAQKRVQCWPLWIVLDVIFVGLFIYKGLYLTAGLYALFTLLAVQGWREWRADPALRA; encoded by the coding sequence ATGTCCGGGCTCGAACTGTTTGCCGCAGTCCTCGGCGTGATCGCTGTCTGGCTGACCGTCAAGCAGAACCCCTGGTGCTGGCCGATCGGCCTGGTCATGGTGTTGCTGTACACCTGGATCTTCTTCGGTGTGAAGCTGTACTCCGATATGTTGCTGCAAGTGGTCTACGCCGTGCTGCAACTTTACGGCTGGTGGCAATGGACGCGTGCCGGGCAGCATCATGACGGCCGGCAGGTGACACGCCTGGGAGGGCCTTCGGTGATGCTCGGGCTGGCGATGGGCGCAGCCGCAAGCCTGATGCTCGGCGCGGCAATGGCGCACTGGACGGACGCGGCGCAACCCTGGCTCGATGCGGCGCTCACCGGCTTCAGTCTGGTGGCTCAATGGTGGATGGCGCAGAAACGCGTGCAATGCTGGCCGTTGTGGATCGTCCTGGACGTGATCTTCGTGGGCCTGTTCATCTACAAGGGCTTGTACCTCACCGCCGGGCTTTATGCCCTGTTCACCCTGCTGGCCGTGCAAGGCTGGCGGGAGTGGCGTGCCGACCCGGCCTTGCGCGCATGA
- a CDS encoding AAA family ATPase: MKVVVLTGPESAGKSWLAKQLQEQFGGLRVDEYVRHFMERHRRDTCLADIPDIAAGQLAREDAARVRQPTLLILDTHLLSNILWSQTLFGDCPHWLEPALLARHYDLHLLLSPEQVDWTGDGLRCQPDLKERMAFFEAIEQWLVRHHRPYQVIEGDWTQRRDQVFAAVARLLRT; encoded by the coding sequence ATGAAGGTGGTGGTGCTGACCGGCCCGGAGTCCGCCGGCAAAAGCTGGTTGGCCAAGCAACTGCAGGAACAGTTCGGCGGCTTGCGGGTGGATGAATACGTTCGCCACTTCATGGAACGACACCGGCGCGATACCTGCCTGGCGGACATCCCTGATATCGCCGCCGGACAACTGGCCCGGGAAGACGCGGCACGCGTCCGGCAACCGACCCTGCTGATCCTCGACACCCATCTGTTGAGCAACATCCTCTGGAGCCAGACGCTGTTCGGCGATTGTCCGCACTGGCTCGAACCCGCCCTGCTGGCGCGCCACTACGACCTGCACTTGCTGCTGAGCCCCGAGCAGGTCGACTGGACCGGTGACGGCCTGCGCTGCCAACCCGACCTGAAGGAACGCATGGCGTTCTTCGAAGCCATCGAGCAGTGGCTGGTCCGTCACCACCGTCCTTACCAGGTGATCGAAGGTGACTGGACGCAACGTCGGGACCAGGTCTTCGCTGCCGTGGCTCGACTGCTGCGTACCTGA
- a CDS encoding adhesin: protein MKPALLLLALLGPCAAFADPGAALVSHANLQDSGGRYTGNLNVNQAAGDQTQQTNTRAIAIGTGAQATTRVHQRLDTPANASMSATARIGGHSFTNGNGVLGVNQSAGANNQMANVMRVGISAQPQGMDDSALSQQNVALSSNSGATGAPTGSRQVVTSDQAFTGSRGVIQVNQSAGVGNRMANTLSIRVAD, encoded by the coding sequence ATGAAGCCGGCCCTGTTGCTGCTCGCCCTGCTCGGCCCTTGCGCCGCGTTCGCCGATCCGGGTGCAGCGCTGGTCAGCCATGCCAACCTGCAGGACTCCGGCGGCCGCTACACCGGCAACCTCAACGTCAACCAGGCGGCCGGCGACCAGACCCAGCAGACCAACACCCGGGCCATCGCCATCGGCACCGGGGCACAGGCGACCACCCGCGTTCACCAGCGGCTGGATACACCGGCCAATGCGTCCATGAGCGCCACCGCCCGCATCGGCGGTCATTCATTCACCAACGGCAACGGAGTACTGGGCGTCAACCAGTCCGCCGGTGCCAACAACCAGATGGCCAATGTCATGCGGGTGGGCATCAGTGCCCAACCTCAGGGCATGGACGACAGCGCGCTTTCTCAGCAGAACGTGGCGTTGTCATCGAACTCAGGAGCAACTGGCGCCCCAACCGGAAGCCGCCAGGTCGTCACCAGCGACCAGGCATTCACCGGCAGCCGTGGGGTCATCCAGGTGAACCAGAGCGCCGGGGTGGGAAACCGCATGGCTAACACCCTGAGCATACGGGTCGCTGACTGA
- a CDS encoding heme utilization protein: MKPAMALKPLVFALAAVMAMAAQAGGNGNGNGNGNGHGHHGPQGPTLDQLLSINAGAGATVMDEQNSDGNVVTNQATRNTAQATDSLNGSNGNMGANIAAGDGNQQDNAAALATADESFIFGSAVAASSATQTNNNNYVKNNSTHNTASLTNAGNNGSGNIGINVTAGNFNQQKNNLAIAVSGGRIAEASASADQSSTGLQVDNKGVRTYKTDTLTSTYSASGTFKAKGTGTAEDDHGGWDNRGGYGGGHDDDKFKFSAVGTFELAGSNTQQVLTRDGWKTPVINNATMSNSMNGFSGNGGANVSAGVGNQQSNSLSIAAGCKACM, translated from the coding sequence ATGAAACCTGCAATGGCACTCAAACCATTGGTTTTCGCTCTCGCCGCTGTCATGGCAATGGCCGCACAGGCCGGCGGAAACGGTAATGGCAACGGCAACGGCAACGGCCATGGTCACCATGGCCCTCAAGGGCCGACGCTGGATCAACTGCTGTCCATCAACGCCGGAGCTGGGGCTACGGTGATGGACGAGCAGAACAGCGACGGCAACGTGGTGACCAACCAGGCCACCCGAAACACCGCGCAAGCCACTGACTCACTCAATGGCAGCAACGGCAACATGGGCGCCAACATCGCCGCTGGCGACGGCAACCAGCAGGACAATGCCGCCGCCCTGGCCACCGCCGACGAAAGCTTCATCTTCGGTTCGGCGGTGGCCGCCTCCAGCGCCACCCAAACCAATAACAACAACTACGTCAAGAACAACTCGACCCATAACACCGCCTCGCTCACCAATGCAGGCAACAATGGCTCCGGCAACATCGGCATCAACGTGACTGCCGGCAACTTCAACCAACAGAAAAACAACCTGGCCATCGCTGTATCAGGAGGTCGCATCGCAGAAGCGTCCGCCTCGGCCGATCAGTCCTCCACCGGCCTGCAGGTCGACAACAAAGGTGTGCGCACCTACAAGACCGACACCCTCACCAGCACCTACTCCGCTTCCGGCACCTTCAAGGCCAAGGGCACCGGTACCGCCGAAGACGATCATGGTGGCTGGGACAACAGGGGCGGCTACGGCGGCGGCCACGATGACGACAAGTTCAAGTTCTCCGCCGTGGGTACTTTCGAACTGGCCGGCAGCAACACTCAGCAAGTGCTGACCCGCGATGGCTGGAAAACCCCAGTGATCAATAACGCCACCATGAGCAATTCCATGAACGGCTTCTCCGGCAACGGCGGGGCCAACGTGTCGGCAGGCGTGGGTAACCAGCAAAGCAACTCGCTGTCCATCGCTGCCGGCTGCAAGGCCTGCATGTAG
- a CDS encoding C39 family peptidase: MRAIALSLLLCMAFMAEAAQIPVAALPGGMLVYKPVQSLRERKFRDIVEQKTDFSCGAAALATVLRQAYWLDVDEEHVIKGMLVNADQDLVRTQGFSMLDMKRYVESIGMRARGYRIPAQKLEAVTIPVVVLMEIRGYKHFVVLQRADKQWVYIGDPVLGHKRYAHDDFVKGWNGIVFAIVGPGYDKANALRSPPQPLTARNKLDGFNPVKDAELMDFGFIQSDFF; the protein is encoded by the coding sequence ATGCGCGCGATTGCCCTTTCCCTGCTGCTGTGCATGGCCTTCATGGCCGAGGCTGCGCAGATCCCCGTGGCCGCCTTGCCGGGCGGCATGCTGGTCTACAAGCCGGTGCAAAGCCTGCGCGAGCGCAAGTTCCGCGACATCGTCGAGCAGAAGACCGACTTCAGTTGCGGTGCCGCCGCCCTCGCCACGGTGCTGCGCCAGGCCTATTGGCTCGATGTCGATGAGGAGCACGTCATCAAGGGCATGCTGGTCAATGCCGACCAGGACCTGGTTCGCACCCAGGGCTTTTCCATGCTCGACATGAAGCGTTACGTGGAAAGCATCGGCATGCGCGCCCGGGGTTACCGGATACCCGCGCAAAAGCTCGAAGCCGTGACGATCCCCGTGGTGGTCCTGATGGAGATACGTGGCTACAAGCACTTCGTGGTGCTGCAGCGTGCCGACAAGCAATGGGTCTACATCGGCGATCCGGTGCTGGGGCACAAGCGCTACGCCCATGACGATTTCGTCAAAGGCTGGAACGGCATCGTCTTTGCCATCGTCGGTCCCGGCTATGACAAGGCCAATGCGCTGCGCAGCCCTCCGCAACCTTTGACGGCACGCAACAAGCTGGACGGGTTCAACCCGGTCAAGGATGCGGAACTGATGGATTTCGGCTTCATACAGAGCGACTTCTTTTAA